In Myripristis murdjan chromosome 9, fMyrMur1.1, whole genome shotgun sequence, the following proteins share a genomic window:
- the asb6 gene encoding ankyrin repeat and SOCS box protein 6 — protein MPFLHGFRRIIYEYQPLVDAVLCVVGLEEGAAGQDHRSSSREDEDSVCSSLVELLERESQSAVFLEGISYALFKVAERGLVHAAEILLRYGADVNFEDPVSYYNPLHIAVLRNRPSIVRLLVGHGADIEKRDRIHESSPLDLASEESERLPCLLALLDLGADVNARDKNGKTPLLHALASSDGLTVHNTENIRLLLQRGADVHAATTDGETAESSLVFLVKEALEANVEDAAEIGNFCLRATQLLLAHGADPSCCLNEDGEPSLTQTSLEHFDLLFPLAVLLLQSGASFVCSYHGATCWSGYKLLFHRLQTALQQCSDKDHVSELLEQAEFLLDLARVNFPTLPLPPRLELPAPSQDTHSHTQALLDLHRRVVEQEASPPALRCLCRVFIRSHLQPWPLEDRVKALPLPDRLKDFLLPEHTYSPKPGWDCFRPQHSLR, from the exons ATGCCTTTCCTCCATGGCTTTCGCAGGATCATCTATGAGTACCAGCCCCTGGTGGacgctgtgctgtgtgtggtgGGGCTGGAGGAGGGAGCTGCTGGTCAGGACCACAG gTCCAGCAGCCGGGAGGATGAGGACAGTGTATGTAGCTCCctagtggagctgctggagagagagtcccagtctgctgtgtttttggaaggCATCAGCTATGCTTTATTTAAGGTGGCTGAGAGGGGGCTGGTACATGCCGCTGAAATCCTTCTGCGCTACGGAGCTGATGTCAACTTTGAAG ACCCAGTGTCTTACTACAATCCACTACACATAGCAGTTCTAAGGAACAGGCCAAGCATCGTGAGGCTGCTGGTCGGGCATGGAGCTGACATTGAAAAGAGGGACAGG ATCCATGAGAGCAGTCCCTTGGATCTTGCCAGTGAAGAATCGGAGCGACTGCCCTGCCTGCTTGCCTTGCTGGATTTGGGAGCTGATGTGAACGCAAGGGataaaaatg GAAAGACGCCCTTACTCCATGCCTTGGCAAGCAGCGATGGGCTCACCGTGCACAACACAGAGAACATCCGACTTCTGCTGCAGAGAG GTGCTGATGTTCATGCTGCCActacagatggagagacagcTGAGTCCTCTTTGGTGTTTCTGGTCAAAGAAGCTCTGGAGGCCAATGTGGAGGATGCTGCTGAGATCGGAAACTTCTGCCTGAGAGCCACCCAGCTACTTCTTGCCCACGGTGCCGACCCCAGCTGCTGTCTGAATGAGGACGGCGAGCCCTCCCTGACACAGACGAGCTTGGAGCACTTTGACCTGCTCTTCCCACTGGCTGTGCTGTTACTCCAGAGTGGAGCCTCTTTTGTCTGCTCCTACCACGGTGCCACCTGCTGGTCAGGTTACAAGCTGCTTTTCCACAGGCTCCAGACAGCCCTGCAGCAGTGTTCTGACAAAGATCATGTTTCTGAGCTCCTGGAGCAGGCTGAGTTCTTGCTCGACTTAGCCAGGGTGAACTTCCCCACACTGCCTCTTCCTCCCAGGCTGGAGCTTCCTGCTCCCAGCCAGGACACTCACTCCCACACCCAGGCTCTGTTGGATCTCCACAGGCGTGTGGTGGAGCAGGAGGCCAGCCCTCCGGCTTTACGGTGCCTCTGCAGGGTGTTCATAAGGAGCCACCTGCAGCCCTGGCCCCTGGAAGATAGAGTAAAGGCCCTGCCACTTCCAGACAGACTGAAAGACTTTCTTCTCCCTGAACACACATATAGTCCAAAGCCCGGCTGGGACTGCTTCAGGCCACAGCACAGCCTACGCTGA
- the LOC115365353 gene encoding immediate early response gene 5-like protein gives MECAFDAQNLISISLRKIQSSRTQRGGIKLHKNLLVTYVLRNARQFYMSKNFSQTQRTHQYEDVTAVREKQDYLELTGSFTELADDFYCNFSGVESDTWHCGAHQPNGHPAEVAHQDASACAMVSPSDSDLMVSEACWSCADKSSWELPIPNTQANQKTVLDLDTHVVTTVTNGYFHSDCCAQPKQPQGAQGFSKKRKLDSSYHIVDPEFYLPDFGPVPCKRIRTDDDLHSESEQLDTTNISNLISVLGSGGLSEFVSWQHTDLEQIFAAQTICLKHTLLTGSGWTRAIEAF, from the coding sequence ATGGAGTGTGCATTTGACGCACAGAATCTGATCTCCATTTCTTTGAGGAAAATCCAAAGCTCCAGGACGCAGAGAGGAGGCATCAAGCTCCATAAGAACTTGCTGGTAACGTACGTACTCAGAAACGCCAGACAGTTTTATATGAGCAAAAACTTCTCTCAAACACAGAGGACGCATCAGTACGAGGATGTAACTGCAGTCCGCGAAAAGCAAGATTACCTTGAATTGACTGGGAGCTTTACAGAGTTGGCCGATGACTTCTACTGCAACTTTAGCGGGGTTGAGTCGGACACTTGGCACTGCGGAGCGCACCAGCCCAACGGCCACCCTGCAGAGGTGGCGCACCAAGACGCATCTGCCTGCGCAATGGTTTCACCGAGTGACTCTGACCTCATGGTTTCGGAAGCCTGTTGGAGTTGTGCAGATAAATCCTCCTGGGAGCTACCTATCCCAAACACACAAGCCAACCAAAAGACCGTCCTGGACTTGGACACGCATGTGGTGACTACTGTCACGAATGGATACTTCCACTCAGACTGTTGCGCGCAGCCCAAACAGCCGCAGGGCGCACAGGGTTTCAGTAAAAAGCGAAAGCTGGACTCAAGTTATCATATTGTTGATCCAGAGTTTTATTTGCCAGACTTTGGGCCGGTGCCATGCAAAAGGATCAGGACTGATGACGATTTACATTCAGAGTCGGAACAGTTGGACACAACGAACATCTCCAACCTGATCTCGGTGCTGGGATCAGGGGGACTATCTGAGTTTGTGAGTTGGCAGCACACGGACCTTGAGCAAATATTCGCCGCTCAAACAATTTGTTTGAAACATACATTGTTAACAGGCAGCGGTTGGACGAGAGCAATCGAAGCATTTTGA